The segment GCGCCGAAGTCGAACTGGCCGAGCCGTTCGTTCATCGCGGAGATCGCCCGACCTTGTTTCCAGCTCGTTGGGGAGACGCGACGCAGCGAACGGCGACGCCGCTCGCATGGAAAGGGTCGGCCGACCTGGCGGCAATGGGCGCCGCCGATCTTCTCCTCCAATTTCCGGCGGGGGACGCCGAATACCGAGCGGGGGATCGCGTCTCCGCCATCGTTTTGTAGCGCACACCCCTTCAGGTCGGTGACGGTAGTCACCGAAGGTGGTAGGATGGCCGTGATCGACAATAGTCGGCCACTTTCGGTCAATACCAGAGAAATCCGGGGGCAACAACTCATGGAACAGGTCAAGGCGCTCGCACGTCGATGGTTTGAAGAAGTTTGGAATCAGCGCCGCGATGAAGCAATTCAAGAATTAGCCGCCCACGACGCCATCGCCCATCTGGAATCAGGCGTCGTCATCAACGGCGCAGAAGTCTTCAAGTCCTTTCGCGACAACTTGCTGGCCGCCTTGCCTGATATGAAGGTTGAAGTCGAAGCCGTCATCGCCGATGGAGACGCCGCCGTAGTGCGTTGGAACTTCGTCGGCAGCCACAAGGGGGAAGGCTTCGGCTTTAAACCGACCGGCCGCACGATCCAAGCCCGAGGTCTTACCTGGTTTCGCTTCGAAGATGGCAAGATCGTCGAAGGGTGGGATAGCTGGAATCAGAGCGCGACTTTCCAGCGGATGATCGGCGACGATCCGGCGTCCGACTCGGCGTTTCGCGCGATCTGATCAAAATCCGACATGGCCAGCCTGCGGCGAAGCGCCTATCTTATCTCACTCCAGCCGCTCGCTAACTTTCGACGATGGCCGTCACGTGAATGAACCTGAACCTTCCAGCGACCAGACCGCGCCTGCGACCATGTCGCTGCGCTGCGTCGCCGGCTGGAGTCTATTCAGCGCGATCGCGCTTTACCTGGCGTTTCCTCCGGCGGGACTCTGGCCGTTGGCCTGGATCGCTCCGCTTGGTTGGCTCGCGATCGTCCGCGTCGAACGATTGCCGCGTCGTGCTGGCCTGACGCTCTATGCGTCGGGCGCGATCTTTTGGCTCGCGTTGCTGTATGGCGTCGGCAATTCGCACTGGGCGACCCGTTTGTTTGGTTGGCCGGTGTTGTGCGCTTACTTGGCCGTTTACACGCCGCTGTTCGTCTTCACCTGTCGGACGGCGGTTCATCGGTTCAAGCTGCCGCTGACGCTCGTCGCGCCGATTTGTTGGGTCGGTTGGGAATTCGTCCGCGCTCACTTCGCGACCGGTTTCGCCGTCGGCCTGATCGGACATACGCAGGTCGTTCAACTACCGCTGATTCAAATCTCGAATTTGGTCGGCGCCTATGGAGTCAGTCTGATCGTCGTGGCGATCGCCGCTTCGCTCGTCGACGCCGGCGCGCTCGACCGTTGGATCCGACCGCAGCCTTCTTCGCCGTCGCTCGCATATCGAGTCTCGATGTTAGTCGCCGCGGTGGTTTTGCTTCTCGTTTCGCTCGA is part of the Blastopirellula sediminis genome and harbors:
- a CDS encoding ester cyclase, whose translation is MEQVKALARRWFEEVWNQRRDEAIQELAAHDAIAHLESGVVINGAEVFKSFRDNLLAALPDMKVEVEAVIADGDAAVVRWNFVGSHKGEGFGFKPTGRTIQARGLTWFRFEDGKIVEGWDSWNQSATFQRMIGDDPASDSAFRAI